In Vigna angularis cultivar LongXiaoDou No.4 chromosome 8, ASM1680809v1, whole genome shotgun sequence, one DNA window encodes the following:
- the LOC108344596 gene encoding secreted RxLR effector protein 161-like produces MAKHFPNSSGKKITADIVKKIRDNGVRSPLEVNAKLKIEETKEGANETTYKQIIGSLRFLCNSRPDSMFSVSLLSRFMGNPKKSHMMTVKRILRYIKGIANYEILFPYGLREDELKFVCYVDSDYGGDQVERKSTSGNIFFLNKAHISRSSKKQFLIKLQSRVHYRMLCSVKECGYVNC; encoded by the exons aTGGCGAAGCATTTTCCCAATAGTTCTGGCAAGAAAATAACAGCAGATATCGTGAAAAA AATTAGAGATAATGGTGTTAGAAGTCCTCTTGAGGTGAATGCTAAATTGAAGATAGAAGAAACCAAGGAAGGAGCGAATGAGACTACCTATAAGCAGATCATTGGGTCGCTGAGATTTTTATGCAATAGCAGGCCCGATTCAATGTTTAGTGTAAGTCTACTGAGTCGTTTCATGGGAAATCCAAAGAAAAGTCATATGATGACCGTCAAACGCATATTAAGATATATTAAAGGAATTGCTAATTATGAAATTCTGTTTCCATATGGTTTGCGGGAGGATGAACTGAAGTTCGTTTGCTATGTAGACTCTGATTATGGTGGAGATCAGGTTGAGAGAAAAAGCACTTCAGGAAACATATTTTTCCTGAACAAAGCACATATTTCGAGGAGCTCAAAGAAGCAATTCCTTATCAAGTTGCAAAGCAGAGTACATTACAGGATGTTATGCAGCGTCAAGGAATGTGGTTACGTGAATTGTTAA
- the LOC108344595 gene encoding F-box protein At4g09920, with protein sequence MADLISSLPDEIICYILSFLPSQQVVATTVLSKRWNLLWRSVPSFDFNTFKEYFWLLKFEKTLNTFYSSVYSFLVCRGDQLLYRFRLRCFSSFDITESIKTRIQTALSGSCRVQIIDLYYPWEDFVIPSVVFSFKTLVVLKLNFITVEDMSFVDLPLLKILHLEDIISPIEIDLLLSGCPNLEDLEVSGLNCKTKGKFIRLPKLVRVSTDEPLLPLEIFKDVEVSKFDYVMPIFQPNLDLNFDFHNLVQLQLKVELDWLLVLNVLNHCPKLQSLVIDIYKSDVRICQTFNLPGYEEDVWPYPQTVPACISSHLKTCSLIYYSGSKDEFHFARYILENAKYLRTMRIRFDPGNGNDIMERELSSCMKRSDTCTLSFE encoded by the exons ATGGCTGATTTGATAAGTAGTCTCCCAGAcgaaataatttgttatattctttcttttcttccatccCAACAAGTTGTTGCAACCACTGTTCTCTCCAAGCGCTGGAATCTTCTCTGGCGTTCTGTTCCCTCTTTCGATTTCAATACCTTTAAGGAATATTTTTGGCTTCTCAAATTCGAAAAAACTCTGAATACGTTTTATAGCTCGGTGTACTCTTTCTTGGTTTGTCGTGGAGATCAACTCTTGTATAGATTTCGCCTTAGATGTTTCTCTTCCTTTGATATTACTGAAAGTATCAAGACACGGATTCAGACTGCTCTGAGTGGAAGTTGTAGAGTTCAAATCATCGACCTCTATTATCCTTGGGAGGACTTTGTCATTCCATCTGTGGTATTTAGCTTTAAAACTCTTGTAGTTCTCAAGTTGAATTTCATAACAGTGGAAGATATGTCCTTTGTTGATTTGCCTTTGCTTAAGATCTTGCATCTAGAAGATATTATTTCCCCAATAGAAATTGATCTGCTTCTTTCTGGGTGTCCAAATCTTGAGGACTTAGAAGTCAGTGGTTTGAATTGTAAAACTAAAGGAAAGTTTATCAGATTGCCCAAGTTGGTTAGAGTCAGCACTGATGAACCTTTACTTCCATTGGAAATATTTAAGGATGTTGAAGTTTCGAAATTCGATTATGTAATGCCT ATATTTCAACCAAACCTGGACCTGAATTTTGACTTTCACAATTTAGTTCAACTTCAATTGAAGGTGGAACTGGATTGGCTTCTGGTCTTGAACGTGCTCAATCATTGTCCCAAGCTTCAAAGTCTTGTCATTGACATTTATAAG TCCGATGTTCGTATTTGTCAGACCTTCAATTTACCAGGTTATGAAGAAGATGTTTGGCCATACCCACAAACTGTTCCTGCATGCATTTCATcacaccttaaaacctgcagtCTTATATATTACAGTGGTTCTAAAGATGAGTTTCATTTTGCAAGATATATATTGGAGAATGCAAAATATCTACGGACCATGAGAATACGCTTTGATCCTGGAAATGGAAATGATATTATGGAAAGAGAATTATCTTCCTGCATGAAGAGATCAGATACTTGTACCCTTTCATTTGAATAA
- the LOC128193501 gene encoding F-box/LRR-repeat protein At4g14103-like — protein sequence MADLISSLSDEIICYILFFLKSREVVATSVLSKRWNLLWRSVSSLDFDTDEYFSLLKCEKDIRTFYNSVCSFLAARGDQPFYRFRLRCYFSMYIFKSIRTLIQNAVSESDRVQILDLKCDPDIVIPSVVFSFRTLVTLKLEYITVEDISFVDLPLFKILHLNYINSPIEIDLSQLLSGCPNLEDLKVIKVGHLACETKGKFIRLPKLVRASIGKFLLPLEIFKEVEVLKFHWIFQPNLYLNFDFHNLVQLQLIVILDWLLVLKVLNHCPNLQSLVIRIEKV from the exons ATGGCAGATCTGATAAGTAGTCTCTCAGAcgaaataatttgttatattcttttttttctcaaatccCGTGAAGTTGTTGCAACCAGCGTTCTCTCCAAGCGCTGGAATCTTCTGTGGCGTTCAGTCTCCTCCTTGGATTTCGACACTGACGAATATTTTTCCCTTCTCAAATGCGAAAAGGATATCCGTACGTTTTATAACTCGGTGTGTTCTTTCTTGGCTGCTCGTGGAGATCAACCCTTCTATAGATTTCGTCTCAGATGTTACTTTTccatgtatatttttaaaagtatcaGGACTCTGATTCAGAATGCAGTGAGTGAAAGTGATAGAGTTCAAATCCTCGACCTCAAGTGCGATCCGGACATTGTCATTCCATCTGTGGTGTTTAGCTTTAGAACTCTTGTAACTCTCAAGTTGGAGTACATAACAGTGGAAGATATTTCCTTTGTTGATTTGCCCTTGTTTAAGATCTTGCATCTGAATTATATTAATTCCCCAATAGAAATTGATCTTTCACAGCTTCTTTCTGGGTGTCCTAATCTTGAGGACTTAAAAGTCATAAAAGTGGGGCATTTGGCTTGTGAAACTAAAGGAAAGTTTATCAGATTGCCCAAGTTGGTTAGAGCAAGCATCGGTAAATTCTTGCTTCCATTGGAAATATTTAAGGAAGTTGAAGTTTTGAAATTCCATTGG ATATTTCAACCAAACCTGTACCTGAATTTTGACTTTCACAATTTAGTTCAACTTCAATTGATTGTGATCCTGGACTGGCTTCTGGTCTTGAAAGTGCTCAATCATTGTCCCAACCTTCAAAGTCTTGTTATTCGCATTGAGAAGGTTTAA
- the LOC128193502 gene encoding F-box/LRR-repeat protein At4g14103-like, producing the protein MADLISSLHDEIICYILSFLKSREAVATSVLSKRWNLLWRSVPSLDFDTDEYFSLLKCKKDIHTFYSLVCSFLAARRDQPFYRFRLRCYFSVYIFKSIRTRIQNAVSESDRVQILDLKCDPVIVIPSVVFSFRTLVTLNFFLGVLILRT; encoded by the exons ATGGCAGATCTGATAAGTAGTCTCCATGAcgaaataatttgttatattctttcttttctcaaatCCCGTGAAGCTGTTGCAACCAGTGTTCTTTCCAAGCGCTGGAATCTTCTGTGGCGTTCAGTCCCCTCTTTGGATTTCGACACTGACGAATATTTTTCCCTTCTCAAATGCAAAAAGGATATCCATACGTTTTATAGCTTGGTGTGTTCTTTCTTGGCTGCTCGCAGAGATCAACCCTTCTATAGATTTCGTCTCAGATGTTACTTTTCcgtgtatatttttaaaagtatcaGGACTCGGATTCAGAATGCAGTGAGTGAAAGTGATAGAGTTCAAATCCTCGACCTCAAGTGTGATCCGGTCATTGTCATTCCATCTGTGGTGTTTAGCTTTAGAACTCTTGTAACTCTCAA CTTCTTTCTGGGTGTCCTAATCTTGAGGACTTGA
- the LOC108345370 gene encoding basic blue protein has translation MGERRHIFAVTMVVLSMLVVSTEMVYGKLFYVGKKDGTCLQDVCWANGISDWPKNKTIKAGDILVFNYDLFTRDVTLVDEEGYRTCNPGKNPIVYRTGHDYIQVPEGPSYYICSINRLCQKGTKVAIIPA, from the exons ATGGGTGAGAGAAGACACATTTTTGCAGTGACAATGGTGGTTCTTAGTATGTTGGTGGTTTCAACAGAGATGGTTTATGGAAAGCTGTTTTATGTCGGGAAAAAAGATGGAACATGCTTACAAGACGTATGTTGGGCCAATGGAATCAGTGATTGGCCTAAAAACAAGACCATTAAAGCTGGAGATATTCTAG TATTCAATTACGATCTTTTTACGCGTGATGTTACTCTTGTGGACGAGGAAGGATACAGAACATGTAATCCTGGAAAAAATCCAATAGTGTATCGGACAGGACATGATTATATTCAAGTTCCAGAAGGACCAAGTTACTACATTTGTAGTATCAATCGTCTCTGCCAAAAAGGAACCAAAGTTGCGATCATTCCAGCATAA